Proteins encoded together in one Scyliorhinus canicula chromosome 21, sScyCan1.1, whole genome shotgun sequence window:
- the LOC119955762 gene encoding RLA class II histocompatibility antigen, DP alpha-1 chain-like, whose amino-acid sequence MELWSCLIIISSLTAVTRAEIEYKSVSERLYYSYTKDAETNGHIFATNAFPFLFYDYKKLIFIIHGQETDGIKELGQEEVTHFKERASGIQAGLQGIAKEMTKLTNGSSVLKKKPVVHIYTEENYTPRQPNTLYCYVENFYPFEIDITILVNGRPFPGLVNSSQLVVEADWTFNILKYISIDPQDRDTYSCQVNHMSLKSPLTVFMDQSDPQLHIGTIVCAVGVIVGALGLMVGLYLVTKLCSRQGKPCSSQFCK is encoded by the exons ATGGAACTCTGGAGCTGCCTAATAATCATCTCCTCACTGACAGCAGTAACGAGAGCAGAGATTG AATATAAAAGTGTATCAGAGAGGCTGTACTACAGTTACACCAAAGATGCAGAAACCAATGGACACATCTTCGCGACAAATGCCTTTCCCTTCCTCTTCTACGACTATAAGAAGCTGATATTTATAATACATGGACAAGAGACAGACGGCATCAAGGAACTGGGGCAGGAAGAGGTGACTCATTTTAAAGAGAGGGCAAGTGGGATCCAAGCCGGGTTGCAAGGCATCGCCAAAGAAATGACAAAATTGACAAATGGTTCAAGTGTCCTCAAAA AAAAGCCTGTTGTACACATCTACACCGAAGAAAACTACACCCCACGTCAGCCGAACACCCTGTACTGTTATGTAGAGAACTTCTACCCTTTTGAAATTGACATCACCATCCTGGTCAACGGGAGGCCTTTCCCTGGGCTGGTTAATTCATCACAATTAGTGGTTGAAGCGGACTGGACATTTAACATCTTAAAGTACATCAGCATTGATCCACAGGATAGAGACACCTACAGCTGTCAAGTAAATCATATGAGTCTCAAAAGTCCGCTGACTGTTTTCATGG ATCAGTCAGATCCACAGCTCCACATTGGGACCATTGTCTGTGCTGTTGGAGTTATTGTTGGTGCTCTTGGGTTGATGGTAGGTCTGTACCTGGTTACAAAGCTGTGCAGCAG ACAGGGGAAACCTTGTTCCAGTCAGTTCTGCAAATAA